Sequence from the Bacillaceae bacterium S4-13-56 genome:
AAGAAGTAGACGATACTCCTACCATTGAAGTTTTGCAAGAGAAAAAAGAGAAAGTGGAAGCCTCTCTTGAGCCAGATTTAAAAAACCAGCTCCAAAATTGGGATGACAAAAAGAAACAATACGAACAAGATACGATGACTTTTAAGGTAAGAGACCGCGAGATTACCATGGACCTTACCACAGAAAGTCTATCAGGACTGAAAATTCCAAAGGTCCTTTTCCCTTCGTTTCAAGATTGGGGAGATCGTCTCCTTTGGTTGATGAGGGAGAACGTTCCTGGAGCGTTCCCGTTCACGGCAGGAGTTTTTCCGTTTAAGAGAAAGGGAGAGGATCCAAAGCGTCAATTCGCTGGAGAAGGTACACCAGAACGTACAAATCGTCGTTTTCATTATCTCTCTCAAGAGGACGACGCCAAGCGGTTAAGTACAGCTTTTGACTCTGTCACACTTTATGGAGAAGACCCCAATGAACGTCCTGATATCTATGGGAAAGTTGGAGAAAGTGGTGTCAGTGTTTGTACGTTAGAAGATATGAAAAAATTATATGCCGGCTTTGACTTATGTGCTCCGTCAACCTCAGTATCTATGACAATTAATGGACCCGCACCAATTATCTTAGCTATGTTCATGAATACAGCCATCGATCAGCAGCTCGAAAAATTCAAAGAAGAGAATGGTCGTGAACCTAATGCAGAAGAAACGGCCCAAATAAAAGCCGAAACCCTTTCTGTTGTGAGAGGGACGGTCCAAGCGGATATTTTGAAAGAAGACCAAGGTCAAAACACTTGTATATTCTCTACAGAATTTGCCTTACGAATGATGGGAGATATACAGCAATATTTTATTGATCAAAAGGTGCGAAACTATTATTCAGTTTCAATATCCGGATATCATATTGCCGAAGCGGGTGCTAATCCGATATCCCAGCTAGCGTTCACCTTAGCCAATGGATTCACTTATGTTGAATATTATTTAAGTCGGGGAATGGATATTAATGATTTTGCACCAAATCTATCCTTCTTCTTTAGTAATGGATTGGACCCAGAATATACGGTAATCGGCCGTGTGGCTCGTCGTATTTGGGCGATAGTTATGCGAGAAAAATATGGAGCGAATGAGCGCAGTCAGAAACTGAAGTACCATATCCAAACTTCAGGACGTTCTCTTCACGCACAGGAAATTGATTTTAATGATATCCGAACCACACTGCAAGCCTTGATTGCCATTCAAGATAACTGTAATTCCTTGCATACGAATTCCTATGATGAGGCGATTACTACTCCTACAGAGGAATCGGTTCGACGTGCGATGGCGATTCAAATGATTATTAATAAGGAATTCGGACTGACAAAAAATGAAAACTCACTCCAAGGTTCTTTTATTGTCGAATGGTTAACAGATCAAGTTGAAAAAGCGGTTCTACAGGAGTTTGAGAGAATCAATGATCGTGGGGGAGTATTAGGTGCTATGGAGCGCCAGTATCAAAGAAGTAAAATTCAAGAGGAGTCTTTATACTATGAGGGGAAAAAGCACTCTGGGGAACTGCCGATTATTGGCGTGAATACCTACCTTAATCCAAACCCACCATCAGAAGAAGAATTGGATTCTATTGAACTTGCTCGCGCAACAAAAGAAGAAAAAGAACTCCAAATTACGAATCTCCGCAAGTTTCAGCAAGAGAATGCAGGAGAAACTCAGGAGGCACTTCATAGATTAAAAGAAGTTGCCGCATCTGAAGGAAATATTTTCGCTGAACTCATGGAAACGGTTAAAGTAGCAAGCCTAGGTCAAATCACACAGGCACTTTACGAAGTTGGCGGACAATACAGAAGGAATATGTAACTAGAAAAAGACAATCCACTTGGGTTGTCTTTTAATTTGATAACTTACTCCAGTTGGTTGTGCCATGCCTAGAGTCGAGTTTATCTCGCATGAACGGGCAGTACCTCAAGTCTTAAAAGAAACGAAAAGAGTAGGTGGGGTATTACTCCCATGAAAATAAAACATTAAATTTTTCATCCTTATTGATGGAGCTTGCTTCATGATTGGCTATCCGTAAATGTCCGATTGGTTCAGGACACTTTGGTGCTAACAATCAGTGGCGGACGGCTGCTGGCTGAAAGTTTATCTAATAAGCCCAATCCCAATTATATCTTTCGGAGCTCCCTTTCCAACGACTTTATGAGAAAATTTTACGAATATATTATTGTGAGAAAATAACTATTAGTTCAAATTACCCCCGCAATAAGTCTTGGTTGTATTTTTATTTTTCAGAAAAATGAATCATTTGTCAGATTCGTTATATAAATATTTAGATTATTATGAAATTAGTGTTTTGAAAAATAAATAGAAATGTAAAGGGGGAGCATGATGAATAAGAAAAAACTCTTATCATCGGCTATGATTTTAAGCCTAGGATTATCATCCTTAACAATGGGAGCTGCACCTGTAACTGAAGCTCAATCTGTTAGCAAGGGAGTAGTGTCTCCGGTAAGTTCACCTATTGATTTAGGTATAGCCAATGATGATAGACTCATTGAAATGCTAAAGAAAGAAGGGAAAATCTCAGAGAACGCGACTCGTGCAGAGGCTGAAAAAGCTCTTTCTGCCTATTTGCAAGCGAAGGCAAATAGTACAGGAAAAACATTGGACAAACTTCCTGGAGAACAAATAGGCAACCTTAAGGATGCTGGTTTAGAAAAGAACAATAATGGATTACAACAAGGAAAAGGAAATAAGCTTGGACAAACAAAAGGGGAAGTTTCTTCAATTGATGAAGAGGC
This genomic interval carries:
- a CDS encoding methylmalonyl-CoA mutase family protein: MNKGERYQPKHPVRFVTASSLFDGHDASINIMRRILQASGAEVIHLGHNRSVEEVVTAAIHEDVQGIAVSSYQGGHVEYFKYMIDLLKERGASHIKVFGGGGGVIIPREMKELHNYGVSRLFSPEDGRELGLEGMIEHMIKECDFPTPLDQQTAIENLNKGDYQSIAKLITYVENTSEEKTKDLLEKISHKTSKTVPVLGITGTGGAGKSSLTDELIRRFVNKIPKRRVAVLSVDPTKRKTGGALLGDRIRMNAIFNERVYMRSLATRDSRSELSKAISDAIQVVKAGGFDLIIVETSGIGQGDAAITDVSDLSMYVMTAEFGAPTQLEKIDMIDFADFIVINKFEQKGSEDAFKQVQKQYSRSHMLFHEDESKFPIFGTIASQFNDSGTNNLFSAIIEKMNEKYDWNEEIPFEKTSNVQKQNVIIPNEQRHYLREISSTVRNYHKKAEEQAERARKWYQLEGVLKEVDDTPTIEVLQEKKEKVEASLEPDLKNQLQNWDDKKKQYEQDTMTFKVRDREITMDLTTESLSGLKIPKVLFPSFQDWGDRLLWLMRENVPGAFPFTAGVFPFKRKGEDPKRQFAGEGTPERTNRRFHYLSQEDDAKRLSTAFDSVTLYGEDPNERPDIYGKVGESGVSVCTLEDMKKLYAGFDLCAPSTSVSMTINGPAPIILAMFMNTAIDQQLEKFKEENGREPNAEETAQIKAETLSVVRGTVQADILKEDQGQNTCIFSTEFALRMMGDIQQYFIDQKVRNYYSVSISGYHIAEAGANPISQLAFTLANGFTYVEYYLSRGMDINDFAPNLSFFFSNGLDPEYTVIGRVARRIWAIVMREKYGANERSQKLKYHIQTSGRSLHAQEIDFNDIRTTLQALIAIQDNCNSLHTNSYDEAITTPTEESVRRAMAIQMIINKEFGLTKNENSLQGSFIVEWLTDQVEKAVLQEFERINDRGGVLGAMERQYQRSKIQEESLYYEGKKHSGELPIIGVNTYLNPNPPSEEELDSIELARATKEEKELQITNLRKFQQENAGETQEALHRLKEVAASEGNIFAELMETVKVASLGQITQALYEVGGQYRRNM